One window of the Acaryochloris sp. CCMEE 5410 genome contains the following:
- a CDS encoding NAD-dependent epimerase/dehydratase family protein gives MNIVILGGDGFCGWPTALHLSKLGHDVVIVDNLSRRNIDNELETNSLTPISPISIRLKTWQDITGKHIQFYNFDIAAEYDRLLNLFCTYRPDVVVHFAEQRAAPYSMKSSRQKRYTVNNNLNATNNVLAAIVESGLDIHVVHLGTMGVYGYGTAGMKIPEGYLDVQVVIDTGEVVEKQILYPADPGSVYHMTKTQDQLFFYYYNKNDKIRVTDLHQGVVWGTNTEDTKQDERLINRFDYDGDYGTVLNRFLMQAAIGHPLTVHGTGGQTRAFIHIQDTVKCIQLAVENPPESGERVKIFNQMTETHRVRDLAKIIADITGAKIDYLENPRTEAAENELFVENKCFMDLGLQPTKLDVGLMKEVTEIAAKYKDRCDHSKILCTSKWRK, from the coding sequence ATGAACATTGTAATATTGGGCGGTGATGGGTTCTGCGGCTGGCCAACTGCGCTACATCTATCCAAACTTGGCCATGATGTTGTCATTGTAGATAATTTATCCAGGCGCAACATTGATAATGAGTTGGAGACCAACTCGTTAACCCCCATTAGTCCGATTTCGATTCGCCTGAAGACCTGGCAAGACATAACAGGCAAGCATATTCAGTTCTACAACTTCGATATCGCGGCGGAATATGATCGGCTCTTAAATCTGTTTTGCACCTATCGCCCTGATGTGGTTGTGCATTTCGCTGAGCAACGGGCTGCACCGTATTCCATGAAGTCATCCCGGCAAAAGCGCTATACGGTTAATAACAATCTCAATGCGACCAATAACGTTTTAGCTGCCATCGTTGAATCTGGCCTGGATATCCACGTGGTTCACCTGGGCACCATGGGCGTTTATGGCTATGGTACTGCTGGCATGAAGATTCCTGAAGGCTATCTCGATGTTCAGGTGGTGATTGATACCGGTGAGGTGGTTGAAAAGCAAATCCTCTATCCTGCGGATCCGGGCAGTGTTTATCACATGACTAAAACCCAGGATCAGCTCTTCTTCTATTACTACAACAAGAATGATAAGATTCGAGTCACCGACTTGCACCAAGGTGTGGTCTGGGGAACGAATACAGAAGATACAAAGCAGGATGAACGCCTGATTAATCGCTTTGATTATGATGGTGATTATGGGACTGTCCTGAACCGATTTCTGATGCAGGCCGCCATTGGCCACCCCTTAACAGTGCATGGCACGGGTGGTCAGACCCGAGCATTTATTCATATCCAAGACACCGTTAAATGTATTCAACTAGCCGTTGAGAATCCTCCTGAATCAGGGGAGCGCGTCAAAATCTTTAACCAAATGACTGAAACCCACCGGGTGAGGGATTTGGCTAAGATTATTGCAGATATTACTGGCGCTAAGATTGACTACTTAGAAAATCCCAGAACAGAGGCAGCAGAAAACGAATTATTTGTTGAGAATAAGTGCTTTATGGATTTAGGTCTGCAACCGACGAAGTTAGATGTTGGCCTGATGAAAGAAGTAACTGAAATTGCAGCGAAGTATAAAGATCGGTGCGATCACTCCAAAATCCTATGTACGTCTAAGTGGCGTAAATAG
- a CDS encoding TRAP transporter substrate-binding protein: MKRRKLLRNSAVGAIATTTLAACRRSSTSSSGALPKVRWRMATSWQESLDTIYGGAKTISDRVSAMTDGRFQIQVSPGGEIAPPLEVLDTVRSGSVQCGHTASYYYIGKNPALGFATAVPFGLTAQQQNAWLYHGGGLEAMQKIYADFGVINFPAGNTGAQMGGWFKRQIKTASDLKGLKMRIPGLGGEVMRQLGVNVQVLPGGDIFLALERNTIDAAEWVGPYDDQKLGLQKAAKYYYYPGWWEPGPTLDVLVNRQAWDKLPKEYQEIFKTAAYEANINMLAAYDALNRDVISQLVAGGTQLTRYSDDILQAAQKISFEIYEENAAKEASFKEIYEPWKAFREKVYKWNKVNELSFANFVMSKA; the protein is encoded by the coding sequence TTGAAACGACGCAAGTTATTACGAAATTCGGCAGTGGGTGCGATCGCAACCACCACTCTTGCCGCCTGTCGGCGCTCCTCCACCAGCAGTTCTGGTGCCTTACCCAAGGTGCGCTGGCGCATGGCCACTAGTTGGCAAGAATCCTTAGATACCATCTATGGCGGTGCCAAAACCATTAGCGATCGCGTCAGTGCCATGACCGATGGTCGGTTTCAAATTCAGGTCTCACCGGGGGGCGAAATTGCCCCACCCTTAGAAGTCTTAGACACGGTTCGCTCCGGTAGTGTCCAATGTGGTCATACCGCTAGTTACTACTACATTGGTAAAAACCCCGCTCTGGGTTTTGCCACTGCCGTTCCCTTTGGCTTGACTGCCCAGCAGCAAAATGCCTGGCTCTATCATGGCGGTGGTCTGGAAGCCATGCAAAAAATTTATGCAGATTTTGGCGTCATTAACTTCCCGGCGGGTAACACGGGAGCGCAAATGGGCGGCTGGTTCAAACGCCAGATCAAAACGGCTAGCGATCTAAAAGGACTCAAAATGCGGATCCCTGGGTTAGGGGGTGAAGTGATGCGGCAGCTAGGAGTCAATGTGCAAGTCCTGCCCGGTGGCGATATTTTTCTGGCCTTAGAACGAAACACCATCGACGCCGCAGAATGGGTGGGACCCTATGATGACCAGAAACTCGGTTTACAAAAAGCCGCCAAATACTATTACTATCCCGGCTGGTGGGAACCCGGTCCGACCCTCGATGTCCTAGTCAATCGCCAAGCTTGGGATAAATTGCCCAAGGAATACCAAGAAATCTTCAAAACGGCGGCCTACGAAGCCAATATCAATATGTTGGCTGCCTATGATGCCTTAAACCGTGATGTTATCTCTCAGTTAGTGGCAGGGGGGACGCAACTCACTCGCTATAGCGACGATATCCTGCAAGCCGCCCAAAAAATCTCCTTTGAGATCTATGAGGAGAACGCGGCAAAAGAGGCTAGCTTTAAAGAGATCTATGAACCCTGGAAAGCCTTTCGCGAAAAGGTTTACAAATGGAATAAGGTCAACGAGCTAAGCTTTGCCAATTTCGTCATGTCTAAAGCCTAA
- a CDS encoding glycoside hydrolase family 2 protein gives MSKRRRYRPFLILFAIGMFLGCLTATHPRLIANPHLFHAQAYWTPTVTQTVNQTSLAGTWEFQADPQPPADKLLLQPSGPDIPPVPQGQWQEITVPSNWYLQGQDVSGVVWYRHQFRANSQWRGKITRLVFSGVDYTADVWLNGQYLGFHEGYFQPFSFDVSKALMFSGQNELLVRVNSPLEPEGQDWSLRKRLIKGIFSHHDTRPGGAWTDRGQEKNTGGIWAPVFLQVSDQIAIETIQITPKFDDDYQRATAKVDLMVNSPGLGKITLDAHVQLVPENFEGVPIGPIQVQRTLHQGANHLKLEVPVDDPKLWWSWEHGDPNLYRLTVQLADGKRLLDKASDVFGFRTIQFDPIEKIWRLNGRRLFLRGTNYIATQWLSEMTPDKYQADIDLMKEANINTVRVHAHVIGKEFYELCDRNGVFVWQDFPLQWGYEDTPQFLKEATRQAQDMIGYLYNHPSILAWSLHNEPPWDADWMKYKYESYDPEQNRELDAKLFANLQGEDPTRLLHPVSTVGEHPWWGWYSHTMYKYAEPTTEAIISEFGAQALPHLASLRRIFTEDELWPDTEAEWDKWLYHNFQRHETFNIAKVPMGNTTQEFIDNTQQYQSQLIQFAAEAYRRQRYQPVSSIFQFMFVEDWPSINWGIVDYWRQPKPGHEALKWAYQPVLPSIAWPQLTWTLGETVELELWAINDLWKDYPEAIFTYSLHQNQQRLKSGQSRINLAADSSQPVDKIFFQPQNLGSYTVTATLKDRLGTVLGENQFVFDVMDRGEPTNESTS, from the coding sequence ATGTCGAAAAGGCGACGATACCGACCGTTTTTAATTCTATTTGCGATTGGAATGTTCCTAGGATGCTTAACTGCCACGCATCCTAGACTGATCGCCAATCCTCACTTATTCCATGCCCAGGCTTACTGGACTCCGACGGTTACCCAGACGGTCAATCAAACCTCCTTGGCGGGAACCTGGGAGTTTCAAGCTGATCCGCAGCCCCCAGCAGATAAGCTCTTGCTACAGCCGAGCGGACCGGATATTCCACCGGTCCCCCAGGGCCAATGGCAGGAGATTACCGTGCCTTCCAACTGGTATTTGCAAGGGCAAGATGTATCGGGGGTGGTTTGGTATCGCCATCAATTTCGCGCCAATAGCCAATGGCGGGGGAAGATCACCCGCCTCGTTTTTTCGGGGGTGGACTACACCGCCGATGTTTGGCTAAACGGACAATATCTAGGGTTTCACGAGGGCTATTTTCAGCCTTTTTCCTTTGATGTATCCAAGGCTCTGATGTTTTCGGGGCAGAATGAATTATTGGTGCGGGTCAACAGTCCCCTAGAGCCTGAAGGGCAAGATTGGTCCCTGCGTAAACGGTTAATTAAAGGCATTTTTAGCCACCACGATACCCGTCCGGGTGGCGCATGGACCGATCGCGGTCAGGAGAAAAATACGGGAGGTATTTGGGCACCCGTATTTTTGCAAGTCTCTGATCAAATCGCCATTGAGACGATTCAAATTACCCCGAAGTTCGATGACGACTATCAACGGGCCACGGCCAAGGTGGATCTGATGGTCAACTCTCCAGGGCTGGGCAAAATCACTCTAGATGCCCATGTGCAGCTAGTACCCGAGAACTTTGAGGGAGTACCCATTGGCCCCATTCAAGTGCAGCGCACCCTGCACCAGGGAGCCAATCACCTCAAGCTAGAGGTTCCCGTAGACGACCCCAAACTCTGGTGGTCTTGGGAACATGGAGATCCCAATCTATATCGCCTCACGGTACAGTTGGCCGATGGCAAACGGCTACTGGATAAGGCCTCTGATGTGTTTGGCTTTCGCACCATTCAGTTTGACCCGATAGAAAAAATCTGGCGTTTGAATGGTCGCCGCCTCTTTTTACGAGGCACTAATTACATTGCCACCCAATGGCTAAGCGAAATGACGCCGGACAAGTACCAAGCGGATATTGACCTGATGAAGGAGGCCAATATCAATACGGTGCGGGTTCATGCCCATGTGATCGGCAAGGAGTTTTATGAACTGTGCGATCGCAACGGCGTATTTGTCTGGCAAGACTTCCCCTTGCAGTGGGGCTATGAAGATACGCCCCAATTTCTCAAGGAAGCCACCCGCCAAGCCCAGGATATGATTGGTTACCTTTATAACCATCCCTCGATTCTGGCCTGGAGTCTGCATAATGAGCCGCCCTGGGATGCGGACTGGATGAAGTATAAGTACGAGTCCTATGATCCAGAGCAAAATCGCGAGCTAGATGCCAAGCTATTTGCCAATCTCCAAGGAGAAGACCCGACCCGTCTACTCCATCCCGTATCTACCGTGGGGGAGCACCCCTGGTGGGGCTGGTATTCCCACACGATGTATAAATATGCAGAACCGACCACGGAAGCAATTATTTCCGAATTTGGCGCCCAAGCCTTACCCCACCTAGCGTCCCTGCGGCGCATCTTTACGGAGGACGAGCTATGGCCGGATACGGAAGCGGAATGGGACAAGTGGCTTTACCACAACTTTCAGCGCCATGAAACCTTCAATATTGCCAAGGTGCCCATGGGCAATACCACCCAGGAGTTTATTGATAACACCCAGCAGTACCAATCCCAACTGATTCAGTTTGCCGCCGAAGCCTATCGCCGCCAGCGCTATCAGCCCGTTTCATCCATTTTTCAATTTATGTTTGTAGAGGATTGGCCGTCCATCAACTGGGGCATTGTCGATTACTGGCGACAGCCTAAGCCCGGCCATGAAGCCCTGAAATGGGCCTATCAGCCCGTCTTACCCAGTATTGCGTGGCCGCAACTCACCTGGACCTTGGGAGAAACGGTAGAGCTAGAACTCTGGGCCATCAACGATTTGTGGAAAGACTATCCAGAGGCCATCTTTACCTATTCTTTGCACCAGAATCAACAACGCCTCAAATCCGGTCAAAGTCGGATTAATTTGGCTGCCGATAGTAGTCAGCCCGTAGATAAGATCTTTTTCCAGCCCCAGAACTTGGGTAGCTACACCGTCACCGCCACCCTCAAGGATCGGTTAGGGACGGTCTTAGGAGAAAACCAGTTTGTATTTGATGTGATGGATCGGGGGGAGCCAACCAATGAGTCGACGTCGTAA
- a CDS encoding glycoside hydrolase family 9 protein translates to MSRRRKLRALLICFIASVALTIGVATWVCSQQLAEDFAPKIVLNQVGYRSNWDKVAFLLNAEDNAPIKTKVVDQQSGKTVATIQPGPAELDEQSRDRIQTLDFSDFKRSGEYYLQAGDLKSVPFQIGQDIYQDTFTKLLRTYYLQRCGVAIFDPITGIYHPPCHLKDAVIAHDDAFHKAGDTVQSQGGWHDAGDYGKYVATTTVTIGSLFSLYEQYPQNFTDDQLNIPESGNQAPDLLDEMKVGLDWLLSTQRQDGGVYRKLSGKEWPIGKAPDEDKQTRYLYGVSTPETGKFAAVMAMAGRIYKDPQQAKTYLDAAQLAWDYLQTQNQIQEGWIDGDDSGSGKYLLSEIDVEDSLKTDIDDRYWAAAELFLTTGDSKFEQYLVDHFDQMPFNLYEWKDASTLGMVDYLLYAKADSNQLKPQIQQKLLGRADQIMERVEGSGYRLANHRFIWGSNKMTVEEGITLVHAYHLTQAQKYKEAALDQLHYMMGRNHFDQTFVTGVGTHPVAKVNHLFARAKQINIPGLVVGGPNDGAQDNIAPKGLGIRSYLDSEKSYATNEYAIDYNAPLITLLGMLLETS, encoded by the coding sequence ATGAGTCGACGTCGTAAGTTAAGAGCGCTCTTAATCTGTTTTATCGCCTCAGTCGCTTTAACGATTGGGGTCGCTACGTGGGTCTGTAGCCAGCAGCTCGCCGAGGACTTTGCACCTAAAATTGTGCTCAACCAAGTTGGGTATCGCTCTAACTGGGACAAGGTGGCCTTTTTACTCAATGCAGAAGACAATGCACCTATTAAAACCAAAGTTGTTGATCAGCAATCGGGGAAGACAGTAGCTACGATCCAGCCTGGGCCTGCTGAATTGGATGAACAGAGTCGCGATCGCATCCAAACCCTAGACTTTTCCGACTTCAAAAGATCCGGTGAATACTACCTGCAAGCGGGTGACTTAAAATCAGTCCCTTTCCAAATTGGCCAGGATATCTATCAGGACACCTTTACCAAGCTCTTGCGCACCTATTATTTACAGCGCTGCGGTGTCGCCATCTTTGATCCAATCACCGGGATTTACCACCCTCCCTGTCATCTCAAAGATGCCGTAATCGCCCATGATGACGCCTTTCACAAAGCGGGAGATACGGTGCAAAGCCAAGGGGGTTGGCACGATGCCGGGGACTACGGCAAATATGTGGCAACCACAACGGTCACCATCGGCAGCTTATTTAGTCTGTACGAGCAATATCCCCAAAACTTTACTGACGACCAGTTAAATATTCCCGAAAGTGGCAACCAGGCTCCCGATTTACTAGATGAGATGAAAGTCGGTCTAGACTGGTTACTCTCCACTCAGCGCCAAGATGGTGGAGTTTATCGCAAGCTCTCCGGCAAAGAATGGCCAATTGGCAAAGCCCCCGATGAAGATAAGCAAACTCGCTATCTGTATGGCGTTTCCACCCCTGAAACCGGGAAATTTGCCGCAGTAATGGCTATGGCGGGTCGGATCTACAAAGACCCCCAACAGGCCAAAACCTATCTAGATGCCGCTCAGCTAGCCTGGGACTACTTACAGACTCAGAACCAAATACAAGAAGGCTGGATTGATGGCGATGACAGCGGTTCCGGGAAGTATCTCTTATCTGAAATTGACGTTGAGGACAGCCTGAAAACGGATATTGACGATCGGTACTGGGCCGCCGCCGAGCTATTCCTAACCACTGGAGACTCAAAGTTTGAGCAATATCTGGTGGACCATTTCGATCAGATGCCCTTTAACCTCTACGAGTGGAAGGATGCCTCCACCCTAGGCATGGTCGATTATTTACTTTATGCCAAAGCAGACTCCAACCAGCTCAAACCCCAAATTCAGCAAAAACTCTTAGGCCGTGCCGATCAAATTATGGAGCGGGTCGAAGGGAGTGGCTATCGGTTGGCCAACCATCGCTTTATTTGGGGTTCCAACAAAATGACAGTCGAAGAAGGCATTACTTTAGTTCATGCCTATCACCTCACCCAAGCGCAGAAATATAAAGAAGCCGCCCTCGATCAGCTCCACTACATGATGGGTCGCAATCACTTTGACCAAACCTTTGTCACGGGTGTGGGCACCCATCCCGTGGCCAAGGTGAACCACCTCTTTGCCAGAGCGAAGCAAATCAACATTCCGGGGTTAGTCGTAGGGGGTCCCAATGATGGAGCCCAGGATAATATTGCTCCCAAAGGGTTAGGCATTCGCAGCTATCTCGACAGCGAAAAGTCCTATGCAACCAATGAATATGCCATTGACTACAACGCGCCCCTCATCACTCTTTTGGGGATGTTGTTAGAAACGTCTTAA